One region of Rhodophyticola sp. CCM32 genomic DNA includes:
- a CDS encoding threonine dehydratase: protein MKLTVEDLKAAAGLVYTQMQATPQYAWPQLAERAGCEVWVKHENHSPTGSFKARGAITFIDWVKRHHPDAKGICTATRGNHGQGQARQAVAAGMTARVYVPHGNSVEKNAAMRAFGADLIEFGEDFDVARQEAMRVAEAEGLVLVPPFHPEIVRGVATYAYELLTAVPDLDVIYVPVGCGSGICGNILARNALGLQTEIVGVVSTRADCVKQSVEAGQLIETDSSATFADGMAVRMPVKGAFDIYSRQAARIVSVSDAEVAEAIRIYYRDTHNLAEGAGAAPLAALMQEKTRMQGRKVGVILCGGNIDTEWFVTVMSGGVPEI, encoded by the coding sequence ATGAAACTGACAGTGGAGGATCTGAAGGCGGCGGCGGGTCTGGTTTACACCCAGATGCAGGCCACGCCGCAATATGCCTGGCCGCAGCTGGCGGAACGGGCGGGCTGCGAGGTGTGGGTCAAACATGAAAACCACAGCCCCACAGGATCGTTCAAGGCGCGCGGCGCGATCACATTCATCGACTGGGTGAAACGCCACCATCCCGATGCAAAGGGCATCTGCACCGCGACGCGTGGCAATCACGGCCAGGGCCAGGCGCGTCAGGCCGTGGCGGCGGGGATGACGGCCAGGGTCTATGTACCCCATGGCAACTCGGTCGAGAAGAACGCGGCGATGCGGGCCTTCGGCGCCGATCTGATCGAATTCGGGGAGGATTTCGATGTGGCGCGGCAAGAGGCCATGCGCGTGGCCGAGGCCGAAGGCTTGGTGCTTGTGCCGCCCTTCCATCCCGAGATTGTGCGCGGGGTTGCGACCTATGCCTATGAATTGTTAACTGCGGTGCCCGATCTGGATGTGATCTATGTGCCGGTTGGCTGCGGGTCCGGCATCTGCGGCAATATTCTGGCGCGCAACGCTTTGGGCCTGCAGACCGAGATTGTCGGCGTCGTCTCGACCCGGGCCGATTGTGTGAAACAGTCAGTGGAGGCCGGCCAGCTGATCGAGACCGACAGTTCCGCGACCTTCGCCGATGGCATGGCCGTGCGGATGCCGGTGAAGGGGGCTTTTGATATCTATTCCCGGCAGGCCGCCCGGATCGTGTCGGTCAGCGATGCCGAGGTGGCAGAGGCGATCCGCATCTATTACCGCGACACCCATAATCTTGCGGAAGGGGCAGGGGCGGCCCCGCTGGCTGCGCTGATGCAGGAGAAAACCCGGATGCAGGGCCGGAAGGTCGGTGTGATCCTCTGTGGCGGCAATATCGACACAGAGTGGTTTGTGACCGTGATGTCCGGCGGTGTGCCCGAAATCTGA
- a CDS encoding adenine phosphoribosyltransferase, with translation MLDQKQVQDYIRTIPDFPHDGIMFRDVTTLFQDPRGFRLAVDQLLAPFVGQHIDKVTGLEARGFILGGAIAHQLSKGFVPIRKAGKLPAKTISQDYELEYGQATVEIHDDAFSPGETVLVVDDLLATGGTAEAGIKLIERLGAEVVGTAFVVDLPDLGGRAKLEAMGMSVHALCSYAGD, from the coding sequence ATGCTCGATCAGAAACAGGTGCAGGATTACATCCGCACAATCCCCGATTTCCCCCATGACGGCATCATGTTCCGGGATGTGACAACGCTTTTCCAGGACCCGCGCGGGTTCCGCTTAGCGGTTGATCAATTGCTGGCCCCGTTTGTCGGGCAGCATATCGACAAGGTCACCGGGCTGGAGGCGCGGGGCTTCATTCTGGGCGGGGCCATCGCGCATCAGCTTTCCAAAGGGTTCGTGCCGATCCGCAAGGCAGGTAAACTGCCCGCCAAAACCATCTCGCAGGATTATGAGCTGGAATACGGCCAGGCCACGGTAGAGATCCATGACGACGCCTTCAGCCCCGGCGAAACCGTGCTGGTGGTCGATGATCTTCTGGCCACGGGCGGCACTGCCGAGGCCGGGATCAAACTGATCGAACGCCTCGGCGCCGAGGTTGTGGGCACTGCATTCGTGGTGGACCTGCCCGATCTGGGCGGGCGCGCGAAACTGGAAGCAATGGGCATGTCCGTCCACGCGCTGTGCAGCTATGCGGGCGATTAA
- a CDS encoding DUF2927 domain-containing protein, with product MIAGTGNTELDGSDISIGRVSLRSRGVDITAAAIAISRDIRRREIASVILEELVQSLGLHTDIASPAYRRSIFSEESNSVTRLNGQDLTALRRHYPSP from the coding sequence ATGATTGCCGGAACCGGCAATACGGAACTGGACGGGTCGGATATCTCCATTGGCCGGGTCTCGCTCCGCTCCCGCGGGGTCGACATCACCGCCGCCGCCATCGCGATCAGCCGCGATATCCGCCGACGCGAAATTGCCAGTGTGATCCTTGAAGAACTGGTGCAGTCCCTTGGCCTGCATACGGATATCGCCTCGCCCGCCTATCGCCGCTCGATCTTCTCCGAAGAAAGCAATTCCGTCACCCGTCTGAACGGCCAGGACCTGACTGCGCTCAGACGTCATTACCCGTCCCCATGA
- the oppB gene encoding oligopeptide ABC transporter permease OppB yields the protein MIAFIIRRLLVAVPVLLILIVGTFILMYTAPGSPFATERGIPPAVLANLEAQYGLDQPFHVQIWRYIVGIVTEFDFGPSFIYRDQDVNDLIGQGFPVTLTYGFWSFLAAVLVGGTLGILAAVRHNTWLDYLAVGMSIGAQVLPNFVLAPILVLVFTLWLGWLPGGGWQGGQWQFVILPVIALSTSFMASIARISRASMLEVLTSNFIRTARAKGLPMRRVIFRHALKPALLPVISYLGPAFVGMITGSVVIDIYFSTGGIGQFFVASALNRDYGVMMGITVLLGALTIFFNLLVDILYAWIDPKIRY from the coding sequence ATGATTGCCTTCATCATCAGGCGCCTTCTGGTCGCGGTTCCGGTTCTTCTGATCCTGATCGTGGGTACGTTTATATTGATGTACACCGCCCCCGGCAGCCCGTTTGCGACCGAGCGGGGAATCCCCCCCGCCGTCCTTGCAAATCTGGAAGCGCAATACGGGCTGGACCAGCCATTTCACGTGCAGATCTGGCGCTACATTGTCGGGATCGTGACCGAGTTCGATTTCGGGCCGTCCTTCATCTATCGCGATCAGGATGTGAATGACCTGATCGGCCAGGGGTTTCCGGTGACGCTCACCTACGGGTTCTGGAGTTTTCTGGCCGCTGTTCTGGTGGGCGGCACGCTTGGCATTCTTGCAGCCGTGCGCCACAACACCTGGCTTGATTATCTGGCCGTCGGTATGTCCATCGGTGCGCAGGTGCTGCCGAATTTCGTGTTGGCGCCGATCCTTGTTCTGGTCTTCACCCTCTGGCTTGGCTGGTTGCCCGGCGGTGGCTGGCAAGGTGGCCAGTGGCAATTCGTGATCCTGCCGGTGATCGCGCTGTCGACCAGTTTCATGGCCTCGATTGCGCGGATTTCGCGGGCTTCGATGCTGGAGGTTCTGACCTCGAATTTCATCCGCACCGCGCGGGCCAAGGGCCTGCCGATGCGGCGGGTGATTTTTCGCCATGCGCTGAAACCCGCGCTCTTGCCCGTGATCTCCTATCTTGGGCCCGCTTTTGTGGGCATGATCACCGGATCGGTGGTGATTGACATCTATTTCTCCACCGGCGGCATCGGGCAGTTCTTTGTCGCCTCGGCGCTGAACCGCGATTACGGCGTGATGATGGGCATCACCGTTCTGCTTGGCGCGCTTACCATCTTCTTCAACCTGCTGGTCGATATCCTCTACGCCTGGATCGACCCGAAAATCCGGTATTGA
- a CDS encoding ABC transporter permease subunit, translating to MFATKTIADDLAGAAPVKGRSLWADARTRFFRNRAAVAGLIVLVLVTGFALVGPFIAPWNYEDIDWNVLGNVAQAGRPSLETGHWFGTDALGRDLFARTVQGTQVSLMVGIIGALISVVVGTLYGAVAGYFGGRLDNIMMRVVDVLMSIPYMFVLILLLVVFGRSMLMLFIGIGLVSWLDMARIARGQTLSLRGKEFIEAAVATGVAPFTIILRHIIPNLLGVVIVYATLLVPSMIIYESFISFLGLGVQEPLTSWGALINDGADEMNNGTLWMLLVPLFFFVITLFGFFFVGDGLRDALDPKDR from the coding sequence ATGTTCGCCACAAAAACCATTGCGGATGATCTGGCGGGGGCCGCGCCCGTCAAGGGGCGATCGCTTTGGGCTGATGCCCGCACGCGGTTTTTTCGCAACCGGGCGGCTGTGGCGGGGTTGATCGTTCTGGTTCTGGTGACCGGTTTCGCCCTGGTCGGACCGTTCATCGCGCCGTGGAATTACGAGGATATCGACTGGAACGTATTGGGCAATGTGGCTCAAGCCGGGCGTCCCTCGCTTGAGACCGGCCATTGGTTCGGCACCGATGCGCTGGGCCGTGACCTTTTTGCGCGCACTGTGCAGGGCACCCAGGTGTCGCTGATGGTGGGGATTATCGGTGCCCTGATCTCGGTCGTCGTCGGGACGCTTTATGGCGCTGTTGCGGGCTATTTCGGCGGGCGGCTTGATAATATCATGATGCGCGTCGTCGATGTGCTGATGTCGATCCCTTACATGTTCGTGCTGATCCTTCTGCTGGTGGTCTTTGGCCGGTCCATGCTGATGCTGTTCATCGGGATCGGGCTGGTCAGCTGGCTTGACATGGCGCGGATCGCGCGGGGGCAAACGCTGAGCCTGCGGGGCAAGGAATTCATCGAGGCCGCCGTGGCCACAGGTGTGGCACCCTTCACAATCATCCTGCGCCATATCATCCCGAACCTTCTGGGCGTGGTGATCGTTTATGCCACGCTGCTGGTCCCCTCGATGATCATCTACGAGTCCTTCATCAGCTTCCTTGGCCTGGGGGTGCAGGAACCGCTGACCAGTTGGGGCGCGTTGATCAATGATGGCGCGGATGAGATGAACAACGGCACGCTCTGGATGCTGCTGGTGCCGCTTTTCTTCTTTGTCATCACGCTTTTCGGCTTCTTTTTTGTGGGCGACGGGCTGCGCGATGCCCTTGATCCGAAGGATCGATAA
- a CDS encoding oligopeptide/dipeptide ABC transporter ATP-binding protein — protein MTAPLLETRDVSVSFDVPRPGAWPWAAPDRLQAVKDASIRLEPGKTLGLVGESGSGKSTLARAVIGTVPVSAGQVLWRGDDVAAMGPTGRQSHGRHVQMVFQDPLAALNPRMNVGQIVAEPLITHFPDLSKDQVRGKVGVMMERVGLLPALVNRYPHEFSGGQCQRIGIARALITEPELVICDEPVSALDVSVQAQVVNLLQDLQRDMGLSLLFIAHDLSVVRHISHRIAVMYLGRIVEAAPAPELIANPRHPYTRALIASVPVPSPKAERARHRPVLEGELPSPLAPPSGCVFRTRCPISQPACAEAVPPVTDIGNDHIVACPYHSENTDAAVV, from the coding sequence ATGACCGCACCGCTTCTGGAAACCCGTGATGTCAGCGTCTCCTTCGATGTGCCCCGCCCTGGCGCCTGGCCCTGGGCCGCGCCCGACAGATTGCAGGCCGTCAAGGATGCCTCGATCAGACTTGAGCCCGGGAAAACTCTGGGGCTGGTGGGCGAAAGCGGCTCTGGCAAGTCCACGCTGGCCCGCGCCGTGATCGGCACCGTCCCGGTCAGTGCCGGTCAGGTGCTCTGGCGCGGGGATGATGTTGCGGCGATGGGGCCGACCGGCAGACAATCCCATGGGCGCCATGTGCAGATGGTGTTTCAGGACCCGCTGGCCGCGCTGAACCCGCGGATGAATGTGGGGCAGATCGTGGCAGAACCGCTGATCACCCATTTCCCCGATCTTTCAAAAGATCAGGTGCGCGGCAAGGTGGGGGTAATGATGGAACGGGTGGGGCTTTTGCCCGCGCTGGTCAATCGCTATCCGCATGAGTTTTCGGGCGGTCAATGCCAGCGGATCGGTATCGCCCGCGCGCTGATCACCGAGCCCGAACTGGTGATCTGCGATGAACCGGTCAGCGCGCTTGATGTATCGGTTCAGGCGCAGGTGGTGAACCTGTTGCAGGATTTGCAGCGTGACATGGGTCTGTCGCTGCTTTTCATTGCCCATGATCTCAGCGTGGTGCGCCATATCTCGCACCGGATCGCAGTGATGTATCTGGGCCGGATCGTCGAGGCCGCCCCCGCGCCGGAACTGATCGCGAACCCGCGCCACCCGTATACCAGGGCGCTGATCGCCTCGGTCCCGGTCCCTTCACCCAAGGCGGAACGTGCCCGCCACCGCCCTGTTCTGGAAGGGGAGCTTCCCTCACCCCTGGCACCGCCTTCCGGCTGCGTCTTCCGCACCCGCTGCCCCATTTCGCAACCCGCCTGCGCAGAGGCAGTGCCCCCGGTCACGGATATCGGCAATGACCATATCGTCGCATGCCCATACCATTCCGAGAACACGGATGCAGCGGTAGTGTAA
- a CDS encoding aspartate kinase, translating to MPILVMKFGGTSVATLDRIRRAAKRVGREVANGYDVIVIVSAMSGETNKLVGFVEETSPLFDAREYDAVVSSGENVTAGLMALTLQEMDVPARSWQGWQVPLKTTSTHASARIEEIPTGNIIGKFDEGMKVAVVAGFQGISPEGRITTLGRGGSDTTAVAFAAAFGAERCDIYTDVDGVYTTDPRITSKARKLDRIAFEEMLELASLGAKVLQTRSVELAMRYNVRLRVLSSFEDNDEHAGTLVCAEEDIVESNVVAGVAYSRDEAKMTLVSVADRPGIAAAIFGPLAEAGVNVDMIVQNIAEEGRTDMTFSCPTDQVKRAEAAMNEAKKKEEINFHDLVADTDVCKVSIVGIGMRSHAGVASKMFSTLRDEGVNIKVITTSEIKVSVLVDRKYMELAVQALHDAFGLEQAG from the coding sequence ATGCCCATTCTCGTGATGAAATTCGGCGGCACCTCGGTCGCCACGCTGGACCGTATCCGCCGCGCCGCCAAACGCGTGGGGCGCGAGGTTGCCAATGGCTATGACGTGATCGTCATTGTCAGCGCGATGTCGGGGGAAACCAACAAGCTGGTGGGCTTTGTCGAGGAAACCTCACCCCTGTTCGATGCCCGCGAATATGATGCGGTGGTCAGTTCGGGCGAAAACGTGACCGCCGGTCTGATGGCCCTGACCCTGCAGGAAATGGATGTGCCCGCGCGCAGCTGGCAGGGCTGGCAGGTGCCGCTGAAAACCACCTCAACCCATGCCTCTGCCCGGATCGAGGAAATCCCCACCGGCAATATCATCGGCAAATTCGACGAAGGCATGAAAGTGGCCGTGGTCGCGGGTTTTCAGGGGATCAGCCCCGAGGGCCGGATCACCACACTTGGCCGGGGCGGATCGGACACCACGGCAGTGGCCTTTGCCGCCGCATTCGGGGCGGAACGCTGCGATATCTATACCGATGTGGACGGGGTCTATACCACCGATCCGCGGATCACGTCGAAGGCCCGCAAACTGGACCGGATCGCCTTTGAAGAGATGCTGGAACTGGCCTCGCTTGGGGCCAAGGTGCTGCAAACCCGTTCTGTCGAACTGGCGATGCGCTATAATGTGCGTCTGCGGGTGCTGTCGAGTTTCGAGGATAATGACGAACACGCGGGCACGCTGGTCTGTGCCGAGGAGGATATCGTGGAAAGCAATGTGGTTGCCGGTGTTGCCTATTCCCGGGATGAAGCGAAGATGACGCTGGTATCGGTGGCCGACCGCCCCGGTATTGCGGCCGCGATCTTCGGGCCGCTGGCCGAGGCGGGCGTGAATGTGGACATGATCGTGCAGAACATCGCCGAGGAAGGCCGCACCGACATGACCTTTTCCTGCCCCACCGATCAGGTCAAACGCGCCGAGGCGGCGATGAACGAGGCCAAGAAAAAGGAAGAGATCAATTTCCACGATCTGGTCGCGGATACGGATGTCTGCAAGGTCTCGATCGTCGGGATCGGGATGCGCAGCCATGCGGGTGTCGCCTCCAAGATGTTCTCCACCCTGCGGGACGAAGGGGTGAATATCAAGGTCATCACCACGTCCGAGATCAAGGTCAGCGTGCTTGTGGACCGGAAATATATGGAACTGGCCGTGCAGGCCCTGCACGACGCGTTCGGGCTGGAACAGGCGGGCTGA
- a CDS encoding S-methyl-5'-thioadenosine phosphorylase, which yields MDRVIGVIGGSGVYEIDGLQSPDWVTVDSPFGAPSDACLVGHLDGVKMAFLPRHGRGHVHSPSSVPYRANIDALKRLGVTDVISVSACGSFRDQMAPGDFVIVDQFIDRTFAREKSFFGPGLVAHVSVAHPTCPRLGAVCARAAREAGINVHEGGTYLAMEGPQFSSQAESRLYREVWGCDVIGMTNMPEAKLAREAELCYASVAMITDYDSWHPDHGTVDITDIITTLTGNAGKARALLGSLPSLLGPHTPCPHGCDHALDHAILTAPDKRDPDMVAKLSAIAGRVLG from the coding sequence ATGGACAGGGTGATTGGTGTGATTGGCGGCTCGGGCGTCTATGAGATCGACGGGCTGCAAAGCCCGGACTGGGTCACCGTCGACAGCCCCTTCGGCGCCCCCTCCGATGCCTGTCTGGTGGGGCATCTGGACGGAGTGAAAATGGCGTTTCTGCCCCGCCACGGGCGCGGACATGTCCACAGCCCCTCCTCTGTCCCCTACCGCGCCAATATCGACGCGCTGAAACGATTGGGGGTGACCGATGTCATCTCGGTCTCGGCCTGCGGGTCGTTCCGTGACCAGATGGCGCCGGGGGATTTCGTGATCGTGGATCAGTTCATCGACCGGACATTCGCCCGCGAGAAAAGCTTTTTCGGCCCCGGGCTGGTCGCCCATGTCAGCGTTGCCCACCCCACCTGCCCCCGCCTTGGCGCGGTCTGTGCCCGTGCCGCGCGGGAGGCCGGGATCAATGTGCATGAGGGTGGCACCTATCTGGCGATGGAGGGGCCGCAGTTTTCCTCGCAGGCGGAATCCAGACTGTACCGCGAGGTCTGGGGCTGCGATGTGATCGGCATGACAAATATGCCTGAGGCGAAATTGGCCCGCGAGGCCGAGCTTTGCTATGCCTCGGTCGCGATGATCACCGATTATGACAGCTGGCACCCGGATCACGGCACGGTGGATATCACCGATATCATCACCACCCTGACCGGCAATGCGGGCAAGGCCCGCGCATTGCTGGGCAGCTTGCCATCCCTGCTGGGCCCTCACACCCCCTGCCCCCATGGCTGTGACCACGCATTGGACCATGCAATCCTGACAGCCCCCGACAAACGCGACCCCGATATGGTGGCCAAACTCTCCGCCATCGCAGGCCGCGTCCTGGGATGA
- a CDS encoding flavin reductase family protein, giving the protein MFYRPEDGHGLPHNPFNAVVSPRPIGWISTRGAEGADNLAPYSFFNAVAYEPPQLMFASTSTKPDRSDTKDSVANIRETGVFCVNIVEYAARDAMNRTSGPWEKETDEFDLAGIDRAPCETIPCSRVANAPANLECKLTQIVHLAGEANVVVFGEVTGVHLRDNCLRDGVFDVTSYQPLARLGYRDYARVTELFSMTRPGA; this is encoded by the coding sequence ATGTTCTACAGACCGGAAGACGGCCACGGCCTGCCCCATAACCCGTTCAACGCCGTGGTGTCGCCCCGGCCCATCGGCTGGATTTCCACACGCGGGGCAGAAGGCGCGGATAATCTGGCACCCTATTCGTTTTTCAACGCGGTCGCTTACGAACCGCCGCAACTCATGTTTGCCTCAACCAGCACCAAACCCGACCGGAGCGATACCAAGGACAGTGTTGCCAATATCCGGGAAACCGGTGTCTTCTGCGTCAACATCGTGGAATATGCCGCACGCGACGCGATGAACCGAACCTCCGGCCCCTGGGAGAAAGAAACAGACGAGTTTGATCTGGCCGGCATCGACCGCGCCCCTTGCGAAACGATCCCCTGCAGCCGCGTGGCAAATGCACCGGCCAATCTGGAATGTAAGCTGACCCAGATTGTGCACCTGGCAGGAGAGGCGAATGTCGTTGTCTTCGGTGAGGTGACCGGCGTCCACCTGCGGGACAATTGCCTGCGCGACGGGGTGTTTGACGTCACCAGCTACCAGCCGCTGGCCCGGCTGGGATACCGCGATTATGCCCGCGTGACAGAGCTGTTTTCCATGACACGCCCCGGCGCCTAG
- a CDS encoding oligopeptide/dipeptide ABC transporter ATP-binding protein: MALLDVTDLSVSFDTPDGKVHAVNGMSLSLDPGDSLAIVGESGSGKTQLAFGILGLLARNGNAEGSVRFDGQEILNLPEARLNQIRANEIAMVFQDPMTSLNPYMRVGAQMAEVLMLHKGTSKRAALEESARMLDAVRIPDARSRLAMYPHEFSGGMRQRIMVAMALLCRPKLLIADEPTTALDVTVQNQIMELMADIQRDFGTALILITHDLAIVAGSCAETLVMYGGQVMETGATDDLFEAPSHPYTLGLLKAVPRLDVPQDVLQTIPGDPPDLTALPAGCPFSPRCLSSHEPCMNSMPALEGFGNGRLRACHAPREGMV, translated from the coding sequence ATGGCTCTGCTGGACGTGACCGATCTCAGCGTCAGTTTCGACACACCCGATGGTAAGGTCCATGCGGTCAACGGCATGAGCCTGTCGCTTGATCCCGGCGACAGCCTTGCCATTGTGGGCGAAAGCGGCTCTGGCAAGACACAGCTTGCCTTCGGAATTCTGGGGCTTTTGGCCAGGAACGGAAATGCCGAGGGCTCCGTGCGGTTTGACGGTCAGGAAATCCTCAACCTGCCCGAGGCCAGGCTGAACCAGATCCGCGCCAATGAGATCGCGATGGTCTTTCAGGATCCGATGACCTCACTGAACCCCTATATGCGCGTCGGTGCCCAGATGGCCGAGGTGCTGATGCTGCATAAGGGCACATCGAAACGCGCCGCCCTTGAGGAAAGCGCCAGAATGCTTGACGCGGTGCGCATTCCCGACGCGCGGTCCCGGCTGGCCATGTATCCGCATGAGTTTTCCGGCGGTATGCGGCAGCGGATCATGGTCGCCATGGCGCTGCTCTGCCGCCCGAAACTGCTGATCGCCGATGAACCGACCACGGCGCTGGATGTGACCGTGCAGAACCAGATCATGGAACTGATGGCCGATATCCAGCGCGATTTCGGCACCGCGCTGATCCTGATCACCCATGACCTTGCGATTGTCGCGGGGTCCTGTGCCGAAACACTGGTGATGTATGGCGGACAGGTGATGGAGACCGGCGCAACCGATGATCTGTTCGAGGCACCGTCACACCCCTACACGCTTGGCCTGCTGAAAGCGGTGCCGCGTCTCGACGTGCCGCAGGACGTGCTTCAGACGATTCCGGGCGATCCCCCTGATCTGACGGCCCTGCCAGCCGGCTGCCCGTTCAGCCCGCGCTGTCTTTCCAGTCACGAGCCCTGCATGAACAGCATGCCCGCGCTTGAAGGCTTCGGGAATGGCCGTTTGCGGGCCTGTCATGCCCCGCGGGAGGGTATGGTATGA
- a CDS encoding MFS transporter has protein sequence MSLLAANRSYRLLFSATAISNLGDGVSALAFPWLATLITRDPMLIAAIAFATRLPWLLFAIPAGVIVDRADRRVLMVRADLVRLGLTALVIALVISAPSFPLPGSELPYVAALGALAFLLGTAEVIRDNAAQTVLPSIIPKPDLERANGQLWSVEQIMGSFVGPPLAGVLIALAVPAPFVLDAISFGLAALLVWAIALPRRKAPPPRRMRVEMAEGWRWMRAHPMVLRLAIMLGIINALSTMGLTILILVSQEVFRLDAVGHGILLTAGAAGGVVGGLAGPWVIARIGGQRAVMLALALFPLPMLVIGLTHSPWIAGAALFLEMIAALLWNIVTVSWRQRLIPDELLGRVNSLYRFFGWGMMPVGALAAGWVVGLAEPGLGRETALRLPYLLGAGGAGLLAFYGWAQLRLTQPT, from the coding sequence ATGTCCCTACTGGCTGCAAACCGATCTTACCGCCTGCTGTTTTCGGCCACAGCCATATCCAATCTGGGCGATGGCGTCTCTGCCCTTGCCTTCCCATGGCTGGCCACGCTGATCACCCGGGACCCGATGCTGATTGCCGCCATCGCCTTTGCGACCCGCCTGCCCTGGTTGCTGTTTGCAATCCCCGCAGGTGTGATCGTGGACCGGGCCGACAGGCGGGTTCTGATGGTGCGCGCCGATCTGGTGCGTCTGGGGCTAACGGCGCTTGTCATCGCACTGGTTATCTCGGCCCCGTCCTTTCCCCTGCCCGGCAGCGAATTGCCCTATGTGGCAGCGCTTGGAGCGCTGGCCTTTCTTCTGGGCACGGCCGAGGTGATCCGTGACAATGCCGCCCAGACCGTGCTGCCCTCAATCATTCCCAAACCCGATCTGGAACGCGCCAATGGCCAGCTTTGGAGCGTTGAGCAGATCATGGGGAGTTTCGTGGGCCCGCCCCTGGCCGGGGTCCTGATCGCGCTGGCCGTGCCTGCGCCTTTCGTGCTGGATGCGATCAGTTTCGGGCTGGCCGCGCTTCTGGTCTGGGCCATCGCCCTGCCGCGCCGCAAAGCCCCGCCGCCGCGCCGGATGCGGGTTGAGATGGCCGAAGGCTGGCGCTGGATGCGCGCCCATCCCATGGTTCTGCGGCTGGCCATCATGCTGGGCATCATCAATGCCCTGTCAACCATGGGGCTGACAATTCTGATCCTTGTCAGTCAGGAGGTCTTCCGGCTGGATGCCGTTGGCCATGGTATCCTGCTGACCGCAGGTGCGGCGGGCGGTGTTGTCGGCGGGCTGGCGGGCCCTTGGGTCATTGCCCGGATCGGCGGGCAACGCGCGGTGATGCTGGCGCTGGCGCTGTTCCCGCTGCCGATGCTGGTCATCGGGCTGACCCATAGCCCATGGATCGCAGGTGCCGCCCTGTTTCTTGAGATGATTGCCGCCCTCCTGTGGAACATCGTGACCGTCTCATGGCGGCAGCGACTGATCCCCGATGAGCTTCTGGGCCGGGTCAACAGCCTGTACCGGTTTTTCGGCTGGGGCATGATGCCCGTCGGCGCACTGGCCGCGGGATGGGTTGTCGGGCTGGCCGAACCGGGGCTTGGGCGGGAAACCGCCCTGCGCCTGCCCTATCTTCTGGGCGCGGGCGGGGCGGGGCTTCTGGCGTTCTATGGCTGGGCACAGTTGCGGTTGACGCAACCCACCTGA
- a CDS encoding GNAT family N-acetyltransferase: MFHLLREEPDDRWEVEALYDLCFAPGREALASYRLRDGVPPIRDLCRVARDADGILAGAVRFWPVHVGGGAEALLLGPIAVHPTRQGEGLGAVLIEGGLSLARADGWTRVMLVGDAPYYRRFGFLPLKDVLMPPPTNPDRVLGLGDWKGVTGPVTRWGG; this comes from the coding sequence ATGTTTCACCTGCTCCGCGAAGAGCCTGACGACCGATGGGAGGTCGAGGCGCTGTATGATCTGTGTTTCGCTCCGGGGCGGGAAGCCTTGGCAAGCTATCGTTTGCGCGACGGGGTGCCGCCGATACGTGACCTGTGCCGGGTGGCGCGGGATGCAGACGGCATTCTGGCCGGTGCGGTGCGGTTCTGGCCGGTCCATGTGGGCGGCGGGGCCGAGGCGCTGCTGTTGGGGCCGATTGCCGTGCATCCGACGCGGCAGGGCGAGGGTCTGGGCGCGGTGCTGATCGAGGGCGGGTTGAGCCTGGCCCGCGCTGATGGCTGGACCCGGGTCATGCTGGTGGGCGATGCGCCCTATTACAGACGCTTCGGGTTTTTGCCGCTCAAAGACGTGTTGATGCCGCCGCCGACAAATCCCGACCGGGTGTTGGGCCTGGGCGACTGGAAGGGTGTGACCGGGCCGGTCACCCGTTGGGGTGGTTGA